One Lysinibacillus fusiformis genomic window carries:
- a CDS encoding amino acid ABC transporter permease: MADYWQSMILPMLEGAKMTVLLFIIAILVSIPFGFLLTLAVKSRIKPLSWLAHTYIYVMRGTPLLLQLLLICFGLPMIPVIGEYLVIDRFAAACLGFILNYAAYFAEIFRGGLLAIDKGQYEAAQVLGLSKWQTTTRIILPQMFRVALPALSNESVTLIKDTALLYAVAVPELLHFAQTAVNRDFTIVPYFIAGAIYLVMTLVLTVLFKWLEKRFKFE, translated from the coding sequence ATGGCGGACTACTGGCAATCAATGATTTTGCCGATGCTGGAAGGCGCAAAAATGACAGTACTGCTGTTCATTATTGCGATTCTTGTATCGATTCCATTTGGCTTCTTGCTGACATTAGCTGTAAAAAGTCGAATAAAACCACTATCTTGGCTCGCACATACGTATATTTATGTGATGCGTGGTACGCCACTCTTGCTACAGCTTTTATTAATATGTTTTGGTTTACCGATGATACCCGTGATTGGCGAGTATTTAGTCATTGACCGCTTTGCCGCTGCTTGTCTGGGCTTTATATTAAATTACGCTGCATACTTTGCAGAAATTTTCAGAGGTGGCTTACTTGCGATAGATAAAGGTCAGTACGAGGCAGCACAAGTACTTGGTTTGTCGAAATGGCAAACAACGACACGTATTATTTTGCCACAAATGTTTCGTGTAGCGTTACCAGCCTTATCTAATGAATCGGTTACATTAATCAAGGATACAGCTCTGCTATACGCTGTTGCTGTACCAGAACTACTTCACTTCGCACAAACAGCAGTCAATCGTGACTTCACGATTGTACCGTACTTTATTGCTGGCGCTATTTACTTAGTCATGACGCTTGTGTTAACCGTATTATTTAAGTGGCTTGAAAAACGTTTTAAATTTGAATAG
- a CDS encoding amino acid ABC transporter ATP-binding protein encodes MALIEISNLKKSFGELEVLKQITFDIEKNDVVAVIGPSGSGKSTMLRSLVHLEEINGGSIRVDGDYLVQDGNYTKPQDIKKITAKMGMVFQHFNLFPHLTVQQNLEIAPGLLKTESPDAISRRCQDLLQKIGLADKAKSYPAKLSGGQKQRVAIARALMMNPQILLFDEPTSALDPELTGEVLKVMKDLAEEHMTMIVVTHEMGFAREVANKVVFMDGGDIIEANHPEAFFTNPQNDRTKAFLQKNLK; translated from the coding sequence ATGGCACTTATTGAAATATCGAATTTGAAGAAATCATTCGGTGAGCTGGAAGTACTAAAACAAATTACATTTGACATTGAGAAAAATGATGTCGTCGCGGTCATTGGCCCGTCTGGATCTGGTAAAAGCACAATGCTTCGAAGCCTCGTTCATTTAGAAGAGATTAACGGTGGAAGTATTCGTGTGGACGGAGATTATTTAGTGCAAGACGGAAATTATACAAAACCGCAGGATATAAAAAAAATTACTGCAAAAATGGGCATGGTGTTTCAACACTTTAACTTATTTCCCCATTTAACGGTACAGCAAAATCTTGAAATAGCACCAGGTTTACTGAAAACAGAATCACCGGATGCCATTTCACGACGCTGTCAGGATTTACTACAAAAAATTGGTTTAGCCGATAAAGCGAAATCCTACCCTGCTAAACTTTCTGGTGGACAAAAACAACGTGTAGCCATTGCGCGTGCACTGATGATGAACCCTCAGATTTTGTTATTTGATGAACCAACCTCTGCACTCGATCCAGAGCTGACAGGTGAAGTGTTAAAAGTCATGAAGGATTTAGCCGAGGAACATATGACGATGATCGTCGTAACTCATGAAATGGGCTTTGCGCGCGAAGTTGCGAACAAGGTGGTATTTATGGATGGTGGCGACATTATCGAAGCAAATCATCCTGAAGCATTCTTTACAAATCCACAAAACGATCGTACAAAAGCTTTTTTACAGAAGAACTTAAAATAG
- a CDS encoding NUDIX hydrolase, giving the protein MNDYIKTMRQMIGHETLLTIGCGAIIEDDIGRILLQKRTDNDI; this is encoded by the coding sequence ATGAATGACTACATAAAAACAATGAGGCAAATGATTGGGCATGAAACTCTTTTGACTATTGGGTGCGGAGCAATCATTGAAGATGATATTGGACGTATACTGTTACAAAAAAGGACTGACAATGATATTTAG
- a CDS encoding NUDIX domain-containing protein, whose translation MPGGILEIGETLEETVKREVFEETNLFLNNVQLFGLYSGKNGFAEYANGDKVFSVQVIFYSNDYKGTLQINDESSELHFVSKNEMPLNLNSHQAPFINDWNNGTPTPVIK comes from the coding sequence ATTCCAGGAGGCATCTTGGAAATCGGAGAAACCCTTGAAGAGACAGTTAAAAGGGAGGTCTTTGAGGAAACTAATCTTTTTCTGAACAATGTACAATTGTTTGGTTTGTATTCAGGTAAAAATGGTTTTGCAGAATATGCCAATGGAGATAAAGTATTTAGTGTTCAGGTAATTTTTTATTCAAACGATTATAAAGGCACTTTGCAAATCAATGACGAAAGCAGCGAATTGCATTTCGTATCGAAAAATGAAATGCCATTAAATCTTAACTCTCATCAAGCCCCGTTCATCAATGATTGGAACAATGGTACACCTACACCAGTAATTAAATAG
- a CDS encoding MFS transporter, with product MKQEESTQIWTKRFISLFLTNISVFFVFYGLVTTLPLYAIGELHQTDKEAGLLLSGFLLSAIIVRPFSGKLLDVFGKKKLLVLSIVGYFFCTVLYLFIHPFGLLLGLRFIQGIFFSIITTAAGSLAADIVPAKRKGAGLGYFTMSTNLAVVIGPFIGLLLIQYSTFNVLFIVMSICVLAGGLLAVTINTDDLPKPAHQGKLTFSFNDLFERKALPVAAIASLVAFSYASVLSFLSVYAQQKDLMAVASLFYAVFAAAMLITRPYTGKLYDTKGPQFVIIPGILSFAVGLVMLAFVSGPALFLCAAIFVGFGYGAVTTSLQALAVQSTAHTRSGYATATYFTMFDLGIALGSYILGMVAVQAGYAAVYLTGAGLLVVVFIIYLLRLAKIKASKVAHI from the coding sequence TGGTCACAACATTGCCGCTTTATGCGATCGGCGAGCTTCACCAAACGGATAAGGAAGCAGGACTGCTATTATCAGGATTCTTGTTATCGGCTATTATTGTTCGCCCTTTTTCAGGCAAATTATTAGATGTCTTTGGCAAGAAAAAACTATTAGTACTCTCGATTGTAGGCTATTTTTTCTGTACGGTGTTATATTTATTTATTCATCCATTTGGACTTTTACTTGGCCTACGTTTTATTCAAGGGATTTTCTTTAGTATTATCACAACCGCTGCAGGTTCTTTAGCGGCGGATATTGTACCCGCGAAGCGTAAGGGGGCAGGTCTAGGATATTTCACCATGTCTACGAACTTAGCAGTTGTGATAGGGCCATTCATCGGTTTACTACTCATTCAATATAGTACTTTTAATGTGTTATTTATTGTGATGAGTATTTGCGTTTTAGCTGGTGGCCTATTAGCAGTAACGATTAATACGGATGATTTACCGAAACCTGCACATCAAGGGAAGTTGACATTTAGTTTTAATGATTTATTTGAACGTAAGGCATTACCGGTAGCTGCAATTGCGAGTTTAGTAGCTTTTTCTTATGCGAGTGTCTTATCGTTCTTATCGGTCTACGCACAGCAAAAGGATTTAATGGCTGTGGCAAGTCTTTTCTATGCGGTTTTTGCGGCAGCCATGCTGATTACACGACCTTATACAGGAAAGCTCTATGATACGAAAGGGCCGCAGTTTGTGATTATTCCAGGCATACTATCGTTTGCTGTTGGGCTTGTCATGCTGGCGTTTGTGTCAGGACCCGCATTATTTTTATGCGCAGCTATTTTTGTTGGCTTCGGCTATGGAGCTGTGACAACGAGCTTACAGGCATTAGCTGTACAATCAACGGCACATACACGTAGTGGCTATGCAACTGCAACCTACTTTACGATGTTTGACCTCGGCATTGCACTAGGTTCTTATATTCTAGGAATGGTGGCAGTGCAAGCAGGCTATGCTGCCGTTTATTTAACGGGTGCAGGTTTGCTAGTTGTTGTCTTTATCATTTATCTACTGCGTTTAGCAAAAATAAAAGCAAGTAAAGTAGCCCATATATAA
- a CDS encoding C40 family peptidase produces MQKNKKTKWGMKLAALALGSSVLFSTFNTASAATYTVKSGDSLWKIANQHGVSYQTLMSWNHLSSSNIFVGQKLTLNSTLASTPNTPTNLVQIAKQQLGVKYTFGGTKPSTGFDCSGYITYVFNNAGIATPRKTAAGFYNTAKKVTTPKVGDLVFFANTYKPGVSHAGIYIGNNQMINASNGGVTIANINSSYWKQYFVGYGRL; encoded by the coding sequence TTGCAAAAAAATAAAAAGACTAAATGGGGCATGAAATTAGCTGCATTAGCATTAGGTTCATCAGTACTTTTTTCAACGTTTAACACAGCCTCAGCGGCAACTTATACAGTAAAATCAGGTGATTCTTTATGGAAGATTGCCAATCAACACGGAGTTTCTTATCAAACATTGATGAGCTGGAATCACTTATCATCTTCAAATATTTTTGTAGGACAAAAGTTAACACTTAATTCTACGCTGGCTTCTACGCCAAATACACCAACGAATCTCGTACAAATTGCAAAACAACAACTAGGTGTAAAATACACGTTTGGCGGAACTAAACCGAGCACAGGTTTTGATTGCTCAGGCTATATCACATACGTTTTTAACAATGCTGGTATTGCAACGCCTCGTAAAACAGCCGCAGGTTTTTACAATACAGCCAAAAAAGTAACGACGCCTAAAGTTGGAGATTTAGTATTTTTCGCTAATACATATAAGCCTGGTGTTTCACATGCAGGCATTTATATTGGCAACAATCAAATGATCAATGCTAGTAACGGTGGCGTTACGATTGCAAACATCAATAGCTCTTATTGGAAGCAGTACTTTGTAGGATACGGTCGTTTATAG